atatataatgacaTATAAGTATGTGTATTACATATATAGCATAACATTATAATGATATATATAGTTTAGATTAcctaatgtattatatatatcattatatatttatatataattataaattgaaaGATACATACACTGTACTCTGAGGTGAGAAAATGAGTGACTTGATGTAGTTAGAAAAATTTCctccaagttgttgaggctggaaCTGAAGTTCAAGATGAGTAGAAGTAATGAAGATAGAACAAGGAGTTGTATTTCCATGAGGAGGAGCTGGGACAACCCTCGCTAGAGGGAACATACACATTTGAGGAACCTGAAGAAGGGCACTTGTGTAATTAGGAAGGTATAACACTCAAACAACACTATCAATTTCACAGATATGTACAATTTTAAGAACACATGAAAACACAGTAAAGTGGGTGCCAATGGTAGGAACtgggaagagaatgagaagagttagaaatgaaaacaaaaaataagaaacagaacaagaattttaaaaattattattgtgtGCAATAAACTTAGAGCATGCTTAACTCAAGTCTCTGCTCTTGAGTCTTGAGactaaaattgaagaaataaagtaaataattaCCATTTCTTCCAAGAAGTAGAAGTATATAATATTATAGGAGTCATTGAGTTCATCCATCCATGTGACAGAAGTTGCCCTGTTTGTTTCAATGCCCCAAATAGATATCCAGTTCCTCTCTCCCTGAACCCCCCAGTCACTTGAATCTAGATCCATCAAAGTCCTGTTTCTTAGTTACTTGATGTATTTGTAATATCAGCACAAATAAACTATAAGCTTTTGGATAAAAATGGTATCAGAAAATTACTTGCTTAATTATTAGTTGAGATATAACAGCCCTTCTTAGTCTTTTTCCCTAATAGCTGAACATAACAGAATCCAGAAGTTATTTTGCAATTTACAGCCTCTAAGGATAACTTTATTTCCTTTATCTTCACTGTCCCCACCAGGCAAATGTACCTGAGCTGTGAGGCTTCTGCTCCATGGGAGAGGGCCACTGTGGCCCCTGATGTTCAGCTGATGAAAATTATACTCAAGTGGGATCAATCTGTTTGGAGCCTAGAATTGTGAACAAACGCTCCCGGATCTGCTTGGTTTTAACCCCATAGACAATGGGATCCAATGCAGGAGGAAAGAGCAAgtaaagattagcaaggatgacCTTGGCAGCAGAGGCTGTGGGTGGCCCAAAGCGCTGCATGACCACAGAAAGAAAGCCTGGTCCATAAAAGAAGAAGATGACACAGACGTGAGCTGTGCACGTGCTGCCTGCTTTTGCACGCGCCTCGGGTGAGGGAATACGCGTCACAGTCTTCACAATCTGCCCATAGGAGTAGGCAATAAAGGCCACATCCCCGACACCAAGAAAGACTGCCACGGTAAAAGCATAGAGGTTGTCCACAGTGGTGGCCCCACAGGCCAGCTTTACCACTGCCATATGTTCACAGTAGGTATAGGCAATCATGTGCGAGCCACAGTAGGGCAGTCGACGAGCCAAGCTTGGAAAGAAGATGGTCAACCCCACACCTCGAAGCACCACCAGGCCCCCAATCTTGGTGACAACAACTGGGGTCAGGATGGTTGCGTAATGCAGTGGATTACAGATAGCCACAAAGCGGTCGAAAGCCATGGCCACGAGCACCCCTGACTCCATGGCAGAGAATGCATGGATGACAAACATCTGGGAAAGGCAGGAGTAGGAGCTGATGGCTGTAGCATCAAACCAAAATATAGCCAGCATCTTGGGCAGAGTGGAAAGGGAGAGGACCAGGTCAACAAAAGACAGCATGGCCAGAAACAAAAACATGGGCTGGTGAAGACTGTGCTCTGTCCAGATGAGAAAAAGCAGGATGCCATTCCCAGTCAGTGCCAAGAAAAACATGAAACAGAAAGGAAGTGAGATCCAAATGTGGGCAGCAGTCAGTCcttggatgccaaccaagaaaaaGGTATGTGGGAAGAGGTGAGAGTTGTTGGAAAGAATCTCGGCCATCATCCCACATGGAAGAACAAAGGGCCTCTGCAAAGAAAAGCAGGCAGGTGAGTCACAATAATGGGGAAATTGGGAACTTGAGAT
This portion of the Ictidomys tridecemlineatus isolate mIctTri1 chromosome 4, mIctTri1.hap1, whole genome shotgun sequence genome encodes:
- the LOC101976886 gene encoding olfactory receptor 52K1 codes for the protein MAEILSNNSHLFPHTFFLVGIQGLTAAHIWISLPFCFMFFLALTGNGILLFLIWTEHSLHQPMFLFLAMLSFVDLVLSLSTLPKMLAIFWFDATAISSYSCLSQMFVIHAFSAMESGVLVAMAFDRFVAICNPLHYATILTPVVVTKIGGLVVLRGVGLTIFFPSLARRLPYCGSHMIAYTYCEHMAVVKLACGATTVDNLYAFTVAVFLGVGDVAFIAYSYGQIVKTVTRIPSPEARAKAGSTCTAHVCVIFFFYGPGFLSVVMQRFGPPTASAAKVILANLYLLFPPALDPIVYGVKTKQIRERLFTILGSKQIDPT